One Kitasatospora sp. MAP12-44 DNA segment encodes these proteins:
- the eccD gene encoding type VII secretion integral membrane protein EccD, which yields MHTSAVAGLCRLRFQAPGSAFELAVPADVPLADLLPAVIGYAGPELDEQGLDHGGWVLQNLGGDPLDEELTAEVLGLHDGDELYLRPRRAALPPVHFDDLVDGVATGMQERGDSWRPLLTHHLAVGLGLVALLGGVLLLALPGSQQLREAAAAVTGLLLLLGAASASRAMADAGVGTALAAAAVPYLALAGVLLPSGPAGDELTGARLLAGSSAAAGAAVLGLAAVACSAPLFLALVLLALLGVLAGVLALTGQSPEQAAALVAVVVVLFGAFVPSLAFRLSGLRLPALPRNADELQEGIEPFEATGVLERSRLADDYLTAFYLTVGAACAGCLTLLAFGPGWAPGALSAALGVLLLLHSRAIGSITQRLAVLLPGAYGLALLTARLTLGASTGGRLLVLAGLLAVATALLVVAWTVPGRRLLPYWGRAADLLHTLTAVTLLPLSLLVLGVYHMLRAMNG from the coding sequence GTGCACACCAGTGCCGTCGCGGGGTTGTGCCGCCTGAGGTTCCAGGCACCTGGCTCGGCCTTCGAGTTGGCCGTCCCGGCCGATGTACCGCTGGCCGACCTGCTGCCCGCCGTGATCGGCTACGCCGGTCCCGAGCTGGATGAGCAGGGCCTGGACCACGGCGGCTGGGTGCTGCAGAACCTCGGCGGCGACCCGCTGGACGAGGAGCTCACCGCCGAGGTGCTCGGCCTGCACGACGGCGACGAGCTCTACCTTCGCCCGCGCCGGGCCGCGTTGCCGCCGGTGCACTTCGACGACCTGGTGGACGGCGTCGCCACCGGCATGCAGGAGCGCGGCGACTCCTGGCGGCCGCTGCTGACGCACCACCTGGCCGTCGGTCTCGGCCTGGTCGCGCTGCTCGGCGGCGTCCTGCTGCTCGCGCTGCCCGGCTCCCAGCAGCTGCGCGAGGCGGCGGCCGCCGTCACCGGTCTGCTGCTGCTGCTCGGTGCGGCCAGCGCCTCGCGCGCGATGGCCGACGCCGGGGTCGGCACGGCGCTGGCCGCGGCCGCCGTCCCGTACCTGGCGCTGGCGGGCGTGCTGCTGCCGTCCGGTCCGGCGGGCGACGAGCTGACGGGGGCGCGGCTGCTCGCGGGGTCCTCGGCGGCGGCGGGCGCGGCGGTGCTCGGGCTGGCGGCGGTGGCCTGCTCGGCGCCGCTCTTCCTGGCGCTGGTGCTGCTGGCGCTGCTGGGCGTGCTGGCCGGGGTGCTCGCGCTGACGGGGCAGTCGCCGGAGCAGGCGGCGGCGCTGGTGGCGGTGGTCGTGGTGCTGTTCGGCGCGTTCGTCCCGTCGCTGGCCTTCCGGCTGTCGGGTCTGCGGCTGCCCGCGCTGCCGCGCAACGCCGACGAACTGCAGGAGGGCATCGAGCCCTTCGAGGCGACCGGCGTCCTGGAGCGCAGCCGGTTGGCCGACGACTACCTGACCGCGTTCTACCTGACGGTCGGGGCGGCCTGCGCGGGCTGCCTCACGCTGCTCGCCTTCGGCCCGGGGTGGGCGCCGGGCGCGCTGTCCGCGGCGCTCGGCGTGCTGCTCCTGCTGCACAGCCGGGCGATCGGCAGCATCACGCAGCGGCTCGCGGTGCTGCTGCCCGGCGCGTACGGGCTGGCGCTGCTGACCGCCCGGCTGACGCTCGGCGCGTCCACCGGCGGGCGGCTGCTGGTGCTGGCCGGGCTGCTCGCGGTGGCGACGGCGCTGCTGGTGGTTGCCTGGACCGTGCCCGGGCGCCGGCTGCTGCCGTACTGGGGACGGGCCGCCGACCTGCTGCACACGCTGACCGCGGTCACCCTGCTGCCGCTGAGCCTGCTGGTGCTCGGCGTTTACCACATGCTGCGCGCCATGAACGGCTGA
- the eccCa gene encoding type VII secretion protein EccCa — translation MSVVLVNRTPRRPGPEMPDGEMQLQEPPVLPESQSGMSSMVSMAPMALGSLSMVFMFLRPSGQGGGAMTYIGGGMMALSAVGMLLTSLIRGSSDRKQQVRAERRDYLRYLSQMRKQARKTIVGQQEALAWRHPAPGELWTLVRTSRLWERRAAHPDFSDVRIGLGQQRIATKLAPMSTKPVEDLEPLCAHALRRFIHAYGTLDDQPIAIHLRGFAHLLVRSEDDPEQARSLVRSVLAGLALLHAPDELRIAVVTDGPRRASWEWAKWLPHALHPTETDGAGALRLVASTLAQAEQLLGEEFAARPPYERDTVPGRDEPFTVIVLDGPPASGIGRPAQAGYRNAILIDLGEALEWKASRVTLRLRIADGRLAMVGADRNRKDEFTDLGRPDQLALPAATRLAALMAPYRIGDSADAGEPLATDFDLTALLGIRDLRQHDVAQHWAQRTQHNKLRVPLGLGADGKPVDLDIKESAQGGMGPHGMLIGATGSGKSELLRTLVLALAITHSSEVLNFVLVDFKGGATFLGLDALPHTSAVITNLADEASLVDRMRDTLHGELVRRQELLRSAGNYSSLLEYESARAAGTALDPLPTLFVVVDEFSELLAAHRDFMELFIMIGRLGRSLGVHLLLASQRLDEGRMNALESHLSYRIGLRTFSAMESRGVLGVPDAYQLPSQPGNGFLRSDTSTLTRFKAAYVSGPYRPRRRPAQQAAIAGQVVAYGTEYVLPRHRPLIEEVEPAVEESGSLLEIAASKLYDAGPPAYRVWLPPLGVPPTLDELLPPLAPHPERGLTTEGAGRGTLTVPVGLIDRPFHQLRDLMVADLSAAGGHVGIAGGPQSGKSTLLRTLITGLALTHTPREVQFYCLDFGGGALSSLRGLPHMGGITGRHDPERVLRTVAEINGILNRREQRFAELGIDSIDSFRRQRAAGELTDDPHGDVFLVIDGWNTIRQEFTDLAPVLTLIAQRGLNYGIHLIVGTTRWGEITGALRDLLGTRFELRLGDPVDSVINMRAAAKVPKVPGRGLTDEQLHFLTALPRMDGSGSTDDLGEGVADLVDAIADHWTGPRAPEVRMLPLMLDAATLPAPEGRLRIPIGLEDTAIAPLWHDFEESPHLMVVGDSESGKTNLLRLVTAAVTTGYTPDQARIMLVDYRRELYEAVPEDYRLGYAVGVDVLRQIVDGAARAMQNRVPGADISPAQLKLRDWWQGPELFIVVDDYDLVAVSGVNHPFAALFDHLAQGTELGLHLIVARGANGIGRAMSDPLLRKLQEINTPAVLLSCPPSEGFLFGNVKPRQFPAGRGLHITRRRTVQVQTGQLAKAE, via the coding sequence TTGAGCGTGGTCCTGGTCAACCGCACGCCCCGGCGCCCCGGGCCGGAAATGCCGGACGGGGAGATGCAGTTGCAGGAGCCGCCCGTCCTGCCGGAATCGCAGAGCGGCATGTCCAGCATGGTCAGCATGGCGCCGATGGCGCTGGGCTCACTGTCGATGGTCTTCATGTTCCTGCGTCCGAGCGGCCAGGGCGGCGGCGCGATGACGTACATCGGCGGCGGCATGATGGCACTGTCGGCGGTGGGCATGCTGCTCACCTCGTTGATCCGCGGCTCCAGCGACCGCAAGCAGCAGGTGCGCGCCGAGCGCCGGGACTACCTGCGCTACCTCTCCCAGATGCGCAAGCAGGCCCGCAAGACCATCGTCGGCCAGCAGGAGGCGCTGGCCTGGCGGCACCCGGCCCCCGGCGAGCTGTGGACGCTGGTGCGCACCTCGCGGCTGTGGGAGCGGCGCGCGGCGCACCCCGACTTCAGCGACGTCCGGATCGGGCTCGGCCAGCAGCGCATCGCCACCAAGCTGGCGCCGATGTCCACCAAGCCGGTGGAGGACCTGGAGCCGCTCTGCGCGCACGCGCTGCGCCGCTTCATCCACGCCTACGGCACGCTCGACGACCAGCCGATCGCGATCCACCTGCGCGGCTTCGCCCACCTGCTGGTGCGTTCGGAGGACGACCCCGAGCAGGCCCGTTCGCTGGTCCGCTCGGTGCTCGCGGGGCTGGCCCTGCTGCACGCCCCGGACGAACTGCGGATCGCCGTGGTGACCGACGGCCCGCGCCGGGCCTCCTGGGAGTGGGCGAAGTGGCTGCCGCACGCCCTGCACCCGACCGAGACGGACGGCGCGGGCGCGCTGCGCCTGGTGGCGAGCACGCTGGCGCAGGCCGAGCAGCTGCTCGGTGAGGAGTTCGCCGCCCGTCCGCCGTACGAGCGGGACACCGTCCCGGGCCGCGACGAGCCGTTCACCGTGATCGTGCTGGACGGCCCTCCCGCGTCGGGCATCGGGCGCCCCGCGCAGGCCGGCTACCGCAACGCGATCCTGATCGACCTCGGCGAGGCGCTGGAGTGGAAGGCGTCCCGGGTCACCCTGCGGCTGCGGATCGCGGACGGGCGGCTGGCGATGGTCGGCGCCGACCGCAACCGCAAGGACGAGTTCACCGACCTCGGCCGGCCCGACCAGCTCGCGCTGCCGGCCGCGACCCGGCTGGCCGCGCTGATGGCGCCCTACCGGATCGGCGACTCGGCGGACGCCGGCGAGCCGCTGGCCACCGACTTCGACCTGACCGCCCTGCTGGGCATCCGCGACCTGCGCCAGCACGACGTGGCGCAGCACTGGGCGCAGCGGACCCAGCACAACAAGCTGCGGGTGCCGCTGGGCCTGGGCGCCGACGGCAAGCCGGTGGACCTGGACATCAAGGAGTCCGCGCAGGGCGGCATGGGCCCGCACGGCATGCTGATCGGCGCCACCGGCTCGGGCAAGTCCGAGCTGCTGCGGACCCTGGTGCTGGCGCTGGCGATCACGCACTCCTCCGAGGTGCTGAACTTCGTCCTGGTCGACTTCAAGGGCGGCGCGACCTTCCTCGGCCTGGACGCGCTGCCGCACACCTCGGCGGTGATCACCAACCTGGCCGACGAGGCCTCCCTGGTGGACCGGATGCGCGACACCCTGCACGGTGAGCTGGTGCGCCGCCAGGAGCTGCTGCGCTCGGCCGGCAACTACTCCTCGCTCCTGGAGTACGAGAGCGCACGAGCCGCCGGCACGGCGCTCGACCCACTGCCGACACTCTTCGTGGTGGTCGACGAGTTCAGCGAACTGCTGGCCGCACACCGGGACTTCATGGAGCTGTTCATCATGATCGGCCGACTCGGCCGCTCCCTCGGGGTGCATCTGCTGCTCGCCTCGCAGCGGTTGGACGAGGGCCGGATGAACGCCCTGGAGTCGCACCTGTCCTACCGGATCGGCCTGCGCACCTTCTCCGCCATGGAGAGCCGCGGCGTGCTCGGCGTGCCGGACGCCTACCAGCTGCCCTCGCAGCCCGGCAACGGCTTCCTGCGCAGCGACACCTCCACCCTGACCCGCTTCAAGGCCGCCTACGTCTCCGGCCCCTACCGCCCGCGCCGCCGCCCGGCCCAGCAGGCGGCGATCGCCGGCCAGGTCGTCGCGTACGGCACCGAGTACGTGCTGCCCCGGCACCGTCCGCTCATCGAGGAGGTGGAGCCGGCCGTCGAGGAGAGCGGCTCGCTGCTGGAGATCGCGGCGAGCAAGCTCTACGACGCGGGCCCGCCGGCCTACCGGGTCTGGCTCCCGCCGCTGGGGGTGCCGCCCACGCTGGACGAGCTGCTGCCGCCGCTCGCCCCGCACCCCGAGCGCGGCCTGACCACCGAGGGCGCCGGGCGCGGCACCCTCACCGTCCCGGTCGGCCTGATCGACCGGCCCTTCCACCAGCTGCGCGACCTGATGGTGGCCGACCTCTCGGCGGCCGGCGGCCACGTCGGCATCGCCGGCGGTCCGCAGAGCGGCAAGAGCACCCTGCTGCGCACCCTGATCACCGGGCTTGCGCTCACCCACACCCCGCGCGAAGTCCAGTTCTACTGCCTGGACTTCGGCGGCGGCGCGCTCTCCTCGCTGCGCGGCCTGCCGCACATGGGCGGCATCACCGGGCGGCACGACCCCGAGCGGGTGCTGCGGACCGTCGCCGAGATCAACGGCATCCTGAACCGGCGCGAGCAGCGCTTCGCCGAGCTGGGCATCGACTCGATCGACTCCTTCCGGCGTCAGCGGGCAGCCGGCGAGCTCACCGACGACCCGCACGGTGACGTCTTCCTGGTGATCGACGGCTGGAACACCATCCGCCAGGAGTTCACCGACCTCGCGCCGGTGCTGACCCTGATCGCCCAGCGCGGCCTCAACTACGGCATCCACCTGATCGTCGGCACGACGCGTTGGGGCGAGATCACCGGCGCGCTGCGCGACCTGCTCGGCACCCGCTTCGAACTGCGGCTGGGCGACCCGGTCGACTCCGTCATCAACATGCGCGCCGCCGCCAAGGTGCCCAAGGTCCCCGGGCGCGGCCTGACGGACGAGCAACTGCACTTCCTGACCGCGCTGCCCCGGATGGACGGCTCCGGCAGCACCGACGACCTCGGCGAGGGCGTCGCCGACCTGGTGGACGCCATCGCCGACCACTGGACCGGCCCGCGCGCGCCCGAGGTCCGGATGCTCCCGCTGATGCTGGACGCCGCCACGCTGCCCGCCCCCGAGGGCCGGCTGCGGATCCCGATCGGCCTGGAGGACACCGCGATCGCCCCGCTCTGGCACGACTTCGAGGAGTCGCCGCACCTCATGGTGGTCGGCGACAGCGAGAGCGGCAAGACCAACCTGCTGCGCCTGGTCACCGCCGCCGTCACCACCGGCTACACCCCCGACCAGGCCAGGATCATGCTGGTCGACTACCGGCGCGAGCTCTACGAGGCGGTGCCGGAGGACTACCGGCTCGGGTACGCGGTCGGGGTGGACGTGCTGCGCCAGATCGTGGACGGCGCGGCGCGCGCGATGCAGAACCGGGTGCCGGGCGCGGACATCTCGCCCGCCCAGCTGAAGCTGCGCGACTGGTGGCAGGGCCCGGAGCTGTTCATCGTGGTCGACGACTACGACCTGGTCGCCGTCTCCGGCGTCAACCACCCGTTCGCCGCGCTCTTCGACCACCTGGCGCAGGGCACCGAGCTGGGCCTGCACCTGATCGTGGCGCGCGGCGCCAACGGCATCGGGCGGGCGATGAGCGACCCGCTGCTGCGCAAGCTCCAGGAGATCAACACCCCTGCGGTGCTGCTCTCCTGCCCGCCCAGCGAGGGGTTCCTGTTCGGCAACGTCAAGCCCCGGCAGTTCCCGGCCGGGCGCGGTCTGCACATCACCCGGCGCCGGACCGTGCAGGTGCAGACCGGGCAGCTCGCCAAGGCGGAGTGA
- the eccB gene encoding type VII secretion protein EccB — MQSRRDQVQAHLFVMSRLASGMLRAEPDAPDTPTSRTTRGALTGLALAVLIGLGTTVYGVMKPGGNTGWAKSGTLVVVNETGARFLYAGGLLHPVLNETSAKLLAGDQLTVDQVGQASLSGAPRGGPVGILGAPDGLPPAAGLGAGAWLACGTLQPTAAGGLAPSLSLLVGPRQEGGALAPGQGLLVGAPDGSVQLLWHGQRLRADTKDGALDALGYGGTTPFAVTAGFLDSLPAGPDLASPDIPGRGAPGPVLAGRPSRVGQLFQAPGGAHYVLTQAGLVPLTDTQFALLRGDLRTQRDAYAGAATGPAAIGPDDLAAHTAPGNGFASTLPSAPPALLAPGPAQAVCADLHVGSGAPAASVTVLDAATASAAQPPAAQPGVSVSCTTADRIAVHPGGGALVRALSGAGTGSTDYLVTDAGVKYPLASAAVVKQLGYAAVSPAAVPDGLLALLPTGPSLDPAPLASGGVVVTAVAGTAPCG, encoded by the coding sequence ATGCAGTCCCGACGCGACCAGGTGCAGGCGCACCTGTTCGTGATGAGCAGGCTCGCCTCCGGCATGCTGCGGGCCGAGCCCGACGCGCCGGACACCCCCACCAGCCGCACCACCCGCGGCGCGCTGACCGGGCTCGCGCTGGCGGTGCTGATCGGCCTGGGGACCACCGTCTACGGGGTGATGAAGCCCGGCGGCAACACCGGTTGGGCCAAGTCCGGCACGCTGGTGGTGGTCAACGAGACCGGTGCGCGCTTCCTCTACGCGGGCGGCCTGCTGCACCCCGTGCTGAACGAGACCAGCGCCAAGCTGCTGGCGGGCGATCAGCTGACGGTCGACCAGGTCGGCCAGGCTTCGCTGTCCGGGGCGCCGCGCGGCGGGCCGGTCGGCATCCTCGGCGCGCCGGACGGGCTGCCGCCCGCCGCCGGGCTGGGCGCCGGAGCCTGGCTGGCCTGCGGGACGCTGCAGCCGACGGCGGCCGGCGGCCTCGCGCCGAGCCTGAGCCTGCTGGTCGGGCCGCGCCAGGAAGGCGGCGCGCTCGCCCCCGGCCAGGGCCTGCTGGTCGGCGCGCCGGACGGCTCGGTGCAGCTGCTCTGGCACGGGCAGCGGCTGCGCGCCGACACCAAGGACGGCGCGCTGGACGCGCTGGGCTACGGCGGCACCACGCCCTTCGCGGTCACCGCCGGGTTCCTCGACTCGCTCCCCGCCGGCCCCGATCTGGCCTCCCCCGACATCCCCGGGCGCGGTGCGCCCGGCCCGGTGCTGGCCGGCCGCCCGAGCCGGGTCGGCCAGCTCTTCCAGGCCCCCGGCGGCGCGCACTACGTGCTGACCCAGGCCGGCCTGGTGCCGCTCACCGACACGCAGTTCGCCCTGTTGCGCGGCGACCTGCGCACCCAGCGCGACGCCTATGCGGGCGCGGCGACGGGGCCCGCCGCGATCGGCCCGGACGACCTCGCCGCGCACACCGCCCCCGGCAACGGCTTCGCGAGCACCCTGCCGTCCGCGCCGCCCGCGCTGCTGGCACCCGGGCCCGCCCAGGCCGTCTGCGCCGACCTGCACGTGGGCTCCGGCGCGCCGGCCGCCTCGGTGACCGTGCTGGACGCGGCCACCGCGTCGGCCGCCCAGCCGCCCGCCGCCCAGCCCGGGGTGTCCGTCTCCTGCACCACCGCCGACCGGATCGCGGTGCACCCCGGCGGCGGCGCGCTGGTGCGCGCGCTCTCGGGCGCGGGGACGGGCAGCACCGACTACCTGGTGACCGACGCCGGCGTGAAGTACCCGCTGGCCTCGGCCGCGGTGGTGAAGCAGCTCGGCTACGCGGCCGTCAGCCCGGCGGCGGTCCCCGACGGCCTGCTCGCCCTGCTGCCCACCGGCCCGAGCCTGGACCCGGCGCCGCTGGCGAGCGGCGGCGTGGTGGTGACGGCGGTCGCAGGAACTGCCCCTTGTGGCTGA
- a CDS encoding transcriptional regulator: MTTEPTTEPDQHPVNSLDDVVHQRIRLGILTVAHQARRVEFGFLRTALGLTAGNLSQHLAVLEKAGLIHIEKGYEGKRPRTWLSLTPAGSEALQDEVTHLKRLIHQIEQEMPVP, encoded by the coding sequence ATGACCACCGAGCCCACCACCGAACCCGATCAGCACCCCGTCAACAGCCTCGACGACGTGGTCCACCAGCGCATCCGCCTCGGCATCCTCACGGTCGCCCACCAGGCACGCCGTGTCGAGTTCGGCTTCCTGCGCACGGCACTCGGTCTCACCGCCGGAAACCTCAGCCAGCACCTGGCCGTCCTGGAGAAGGCCGGACTGATCCACATCGAGAAGGGCTACGAGGGCAAACGCCCCCGCACCTGGCTCTCCCTCACGCCCGCCGGCAGCGAGGCCCTCCAGGACGAAGTCACCCACCTCAAACGCCTCATCCACCAGATCGAGCAGGAGATGCCTGTGCCGTGA
- a CDS encoding WXG100 family type VII secretion target, giving the protein MADLTLHHETINQAVQELQAAGNTMRNDMDHLVQVLTPLQEHFQGAAATAFTDFLAAVNQNETQMTEDIAAAASCLGTMHETMVTADNQAAAGYSH; this is encoded by the coding sequence ATGGCAGACCTCACGCTCCACCACGAGACCATCAACCAGGCCGTCCAGGAACTCCAGGCGGCGGGCAACACGATGCGCAACGACATGGACCACCTGGTCCAGGTCCTGACCCCGCTGCAGGAGCACTTCCAGGGTGCGGCGGCGACGGCGTTCACGGACTTCCTCGCCGCGGTGAACCAGAACGAGACGCAGATGACCGAGGACATCGCGGCCGCCGCGTCGTGCCTGGGCACCATGCACGAGACCATGGTGACCGCCGACAACCAGGCTGCCGCCGGTTACTCGCACTGA
- a CDS encoding LuxR family transcriptional regulator: MLEALGLTTTAAAVYRAMLDHPGHGVGQLADLTGLTPGQVHDCLDELTHLMLVRTSSEHPGQLRAVSPEVGLADVLARQEADLAARQAQLAFSRAAVTRLVAERADSRSGYGERLLGMDAIQNRLDILMRNAATECVGVHPGAAQRPEDLAAGREGNAAAIARGVTVKSLYQDATRNDPHTTAYAQWLLSLGSEVRTAPVLPQRLVIVDRAQALVPIDPADTRKGALHVTEPGIVGALAGLFEQAWATAVPLGATRAEDPNTGLTDTERALLRLLGTGLTDEAAGQRLGISARTVSRHMASVMERLGATSRFEAGIKAAQLGWL, translated from the coding sequence ATGCTGGAAGCACTGGGCCTGACCACCACCGCAGCGGCCGTCTACCGGGCCATGCTCGACCACCCCGGCCACGGCGTCGGCCAGCTCGCGGACCTCACCGGCCTGACCCCCGGTCAGGTCCATGACTGCCTGGACGAACTCACCCACCTCATGCTCGTACGCACCTCCAGCGAGCATCCCGGCCAGCTCCGCGCCGTCTCCCCGGAAGTCGGCCTGGCCGACGTACTGGCGCGTCAGGAGGCCGACCTGGCAGCGCGCCAAGCCCAGCTCGCCTTCTCCCGCGCCGCCGTCACCCGCCTGGTCGCCGAACGCGCCGACTCCCGCTCCGGCTACGGCGAACGCCTGCTCGGCATGGACGCCATCCAGAACCGGCTGGACATCCTCATGCGCAACGCGGCCACCGAGTGCGTCGGCGTCCACCCCGGCGCCGCCCAGCGCCCCGAGGACCTGGCCGCCGGCCGCGAAGGCAACGCCGCCGCGATCGCCCGCGGCGTCACCGTCAAATCCCTCTACCAGGACGCCACCCGCAACGACCCCCACACCACCGCCTACGCCCAATGGCTGCTGAGCCTGGGCAGCGAAGTGCGCACCGCACCCGTCCTGCCCCAACGACTGGTCATTGTCGACCGCGCCCAGGCCCTGGTCCCCATCGACCCCGCCGACACCCGCAAAGGCGCGCTCCACGTCACCGAACCAGGCATCGTGGGCGCCTTGGCCGGCCTCTTCGAACAGGCCTGGGCCACCGCCGTCCCCCTCGGCGCCACCCGCGCCGAAGACCCCAACACCGGCCTGACCGACACCGAACGCGCACTCCTGCGCCTCCTCGGCACCGGCCTCACCGACGAAGCCGCCGGACAACGCCTGGGCATCTCCGCCCGCACCGTCAGCCGCCACATGGCCTCCGTCATGGAACGCCTCGGCGCCACCAGCCGCTTCGAAGCCGGCATCAAAGCCGCCCAGCTCGGCTGGCTCTGA
- a CDS encoding VCBS repeat-containing protein, producing the protein MTPTSTGTLGTGVGAKLTGAQMVTRALDWVSHKVTYNQGQSFSDAEVGGPYRTDCGGLVDMAWQLTSSPAVTNPSPGIDASTYSTKLTSWSQLQPGDALAVAGQHINLFAGWINQSAGTFNYIAEDNSSVLTGEYAASTSDSSIDGYAKSSYELLRSKNLAPAIPAGFNVTANAQQSGSTVNLTSTVTANGFINYLNYTITGPNGYNQTFRAGGGPTSPNTTGYAYSWSTAALAAGSYSVQPVANEIDNANHTYAAIGVTVGNSTGMARLAAGDFLGDGHIDIAGIDANNNLKLYTNDGTGHLADSGIYMLGNTGQWSGFKQITAGDFLGDGHIDIAGIDANNNLKLYTNDGTGHLADSGIYMLGNTGQWSGFKQITAGDFLGDGHIDIAGIDANNNLKLYTNDGTGHLADSGIYMLGNTGQWSGFKQITAGDFLGDGHIDIAGIDANNNLKLYTNDGTGHLADSGIYMLGNTGLWSGFRSVVAGDFLGDGHIDIAGIDANNNLKLYTNDGTGHLADSGIYMLGNTGQWSGFGS; encoded by the coding sequence ATGACCCCGACCTCCACCGGAACGCTGGGCACCGGGGTCGGCGCGAAGCTGACCGGCGCTCAGATGGTCACCCGCGCCCTGGACTGGGTCTCCCACAAGGTGACCTACAACCAGGGACAGTCCTTCTCCGACGCCGAGGTCGGCGGCCCCTACCGCACCGACTGCGGTGGCCTGGTCGACATGGCCTGGCAGCTGACCAGCAGCCCGGCGGTCACCAACCCCTCCCCGGGCATCGACGCCTCCACCTACAGCACCAAGCTGACCAGCTGGTCCCAGCTGCAGCCCGGCGACGCACTCGCTGTCGCCGGACAGCACATCAACCTCTTCGCCGGTTGGATCAACCAGTCCGCCGGCACCTTCAACTACATCGCCGAGGACAACTCCAGCGTCCTCACCGGCGAATACGCCGCCAGTACCAGCGACAGCTCCATCGACGGCTACGCCAAGAGCTCCTACGAACTCCTGCGCTCCAAGAACCTCGCCCCTGCCATCCCCGCCGGATTCAACGTCACCGCCAACGCCCAGCAGAGCGGCAGCACGGTCAACCTGACCTCCACCGTCACCGCCAACGGCTTCATCAACTACCTCAACTACACCATCACCGGGCCGAACGGATACAACCAGACCTTCCGCGCCGGCGGCGGACCCACCAGCCCCAATACCACCGGGTACGCCTACTCCTGGAGCACCGCCGCCCTGGCCGCCGGCAGCTACTCCGTCCAGCCCGTCGCCAACGAGATCGACAACGCCAACCACACCTACGCCGCGATCGGTGTCACCGTCGGCAATTCGACAGGGATGGCCCGCCTGGCCGCGGGTGATTTCCTCGGTGATGGCCATATCGACATCGCTGGCATCGATGCCAACAACAACCTGAAGCTCTACACCAACGACGGTACGGGCCACTTGGCTGACAGCGGTATCTACATGCTGGGCAACACTGGTCAGTGGTCCGGTTTCAAGCAGATCACTGCGGGTGATTTCCTGGGTGACGGTCACATTGACATCGCTGGCATCGATGCCAACAACAACCTGAAGCTCTACACCAACGACGGTACGGGCCACTTGGCTGACAGCGGTATCTACATGCTGGGCAACACTGGTCAGTGGTCCGGTTTCAAGCAGATCACTGCGGGTGATTTCCTGGGTGACGGTCACATTGACATCGCTGGCATCGATGCCAACAACAACCTGAAGCTCTACACCAACGACGGTACGGGCCACTTGGCTGACAGCGGTATCTACATGCTGGGCAACACTGGTCAGTGGTCCGGTTTCAAGCAGATCACTGCGGGTGATTTCCTCGGTGACGGTCACATTGACATCGCTGGCATCGATGCCAACAACAACCTGAAGCTCTACACCAACGACGGTACCGGCCACCTCGCCGACAGCGGTATCTACATGCTCGGTAACACCGGTCTGTGGTCCGGCTTCCGCAGCGTGGTCGCCGGTGATTTCCTCGGTGACGGCCACATTGACATCGCTGGCATCGATGCCAATAACAACCTCAAGCTCTACACCAACGACGGCACCGGCCACCTCGCTGACAGTGGTATTTACATGCTTGGCAACACGGGTCAGTGGTCCGGCTTCGGCTCCTGA
- a CDS encoding GNAT family protein encodes MSRSAVTLRKLALDDRQAVHSWAGLEQACRYQPWGPNSQEQTHAFVQAAVDAWSDAPQRRFAYAACIEDDVVGMGELHIRSHSHRQGEITYIVHPRVWGRGVGTAIGHQLLSRGFEDLGLHRIHATCDPRNLASSRLLGRLGMTYEGRHRHTALLRDGWRDSEVFGILDTEWDGLGVVNPPPSPR; translated from the coding sequence GTGAGTCGATCCGCAGTGACCTTGCGCAAGCTCGCGCTGGACGACCGCCAGGCGGTGCACTCCTGGGCCGGCCTGGAGCAGGCCTGCCGCTACCAGCCGTGGGGGCCGAACAGCCAGGAGCAGACGCACGCGTTCGTCCAAGCCGCTGTTGACGCCTGGTCAGACGCTCCTCAGCGCAGGTTCGCCTACGCCGCCTGCATCGAGGACGACGTCGTCGGCATGGGTGAGCTGCACATCCGCAGTCACAGCCACCGCCAGGGCGAGATCACCTACATCGTGCACCCGCGGGTCTGGGGTCGCGGCGTGGGCACAGCGATCGGGCACCAGCTCCTCTCGCGCGGGTTCGAGGACCTGGGACTCCACCGCATCCACGCAACCTGCGACCCGCGCAACCTCGCGTCGTCCCGACTGCTGGGCAGGCTCGGCATGACGTACGAGGGGCGGCACCGACACACCGCGCTGCTCCGGGACGGCTGGCGGGACTCCGAGGTGTTCGGCATCCTCGACACGGAGTGGGACGGTCTCGGCGTGGTGAACCCTCCCCCGAGCCCCCGCTGA